One Candidatus Neomarinimicrobiota bacterium genomic window, GGTACAGGGGGAGGTCGGACCTGCCTCATCGGAATTTGTCTCCGCACAGCACCGGATCGCCTACATTCGACTCATGGATGCGGACTACGACGCAGTACATGAGATCGCCTCTGAAGCAATCGATCCATATCTCATTGTGTTTGATGGGTATGCCAGTCTATCTCAACGGGAGTGGGAGGATGCGAGGAGTGCTTTTCTGAAGGCTGGTAAGCGGTTCGAATCTCCCGGATACCGGAGGATCCTCAGGCGTCTCATCAGGGCATGCGAGGGGGCGTCTTCTGTCCCGAAAAAGAAGGGGTCAACGGCAGGGTTTTACGGCATTTTCCCCGGCGGCGGGAGGGTCTATCAACAGGATTGGAAGGGGGCGGCAGGAACTCTGATTTCGGTGTCGGGACTCGGTCTTCAGCTCGTTTTCCGGGGCTCGTCGCCCTTTTCCCTTTGGATTCCCGGGATTGCGGTGGCATCCCTCTACGCAGCGAGTGTCATGGGTTCCACTCAGGAGGTTGAATTCAGTAATGAGGCACTGTTGAAGCGGTACGCCCGTGGTATCAATGCGAAATTGGGTCCTGAGAATTTTGTCGATTTTCCAGAGCCGGGCCCACTTTCAGCAGGAAGCTGAAAGGGTATTTCAGGGGGGGGGAAAAAGTCATTGCTATGATGGCTTAATTCGGCTTAATTTAATCTGCTGTGGAGCAAGCATTATTAGCATCCACAGCCTTGTTGATTTTTGACAATTGGTATGCACAGGTGATTAGTGTTGACAGGGTAATTCATTCCTAAACGAGTTTACACATACTTAC contains:
- a CDS encoding tetratricopeptide repeat protein, with the translated sequence MNFCDFLFDEGHFERSILACFRFVFLYPDDEQIPLVYYRIARSYEESGLLDLAIEYFQQVQGEVGPASSEFVSAQHRIAYIRLMDADYDAVHEIASEAIDPYLIVFDGYASLSQREWEDARSAFLKAGKRFESPGYRRILRRLIRACEGASSVPKKKGSTAGFYGIFPGGGRVYQQDWKGAAGTLISVSGLGLQLVFRGSSPFSLWIPGIAVASLYAASVMGSTQEVEFSNEALLKRYARGINAKLGPENFVDFPEPGPLSAGS